In Paracoccus methylovorus, a genomic segment contains:
- a CDS encoding hydroxypyruvate isomerase family protein, with the protein MARFAANLTYLFTEMPMLQRFVAARRAGFKGVEILFPYDLAVKELASAAQAAGIEFVLMNTPPPNWAGGPRGFAAEPGNETRFRGDFDRALRFAKALKVQHIHVMAGKGEGELARRTFVENLKWACTRDPQTSLTIEPMARADMPGYFLDSFDLAAEVLDEVGAPNLGLQFDVYQAQMIHGDALAVWQHHAARVRHIQISDCPDRNEPRQGTIDFPELLRAIDASGYGGWVGAEYSPRTSTEAGLHWLQMV; encoded by the coding sequence ATGGCAAGATTTGCTGCCAACCTGACCTATCTGTTCACCGAGATGCCCATGTTGCAGCGTTTTGTCGCCGCTAGGCGCGCAGGTTTCAAAGGGGTCGAGATCCTGTTTCCCTATGACCTTGCCGTCAAGGAACTGGCCTCGGCCGCACAGGCTGCGGGCATCGAGTTCGTGCTGATGAACACGCCGCCGCCAAACTGGGCCGGGGGGCCGCGCGGCTTTGCCGCCGAGCCGGGCAACGAGACGCGTTTTCGCGGCGATTTCGACCGTGCCCTGCGCTTTGCCAAAGCATTGAAAGTGCAGCATATCCATGTGATGGCAGGCAAGGGCGAAGGTGAGTTGGCGCGGCGCACCTTTGTCGAGAACCTCAAATGGGCCTGCACACGTGATCCACAGACCAGCCTGACCATCGAACCGATGGCCCGTGCCGACATGCCGGGCTATTTCCTCGACAGTTTCGACCTTGCGGCCGAGGTGCTGGACGAAGTCGGGGCACCGAACCTGGGACTGCAATTCGACGTCTATCAGGCGCAGATGATCCATGGCGATGCGCTGGCCGTATGGCAGCACCATGCCGCGCGGGTACGACATATCCAGATATCCGACTGTCCTGACCGCAATGAACCACGGCAGGGCACCATCGACTTTCCCGAACTGCTGCGCGCCATCGATGCCTCAGGTTATGGCGGCTGGGTGGGCGCGGAATATTCCCCCCGCACCTCGACCGAGGCAGGGCTGCACTGGCTGCAAATGGTCTGA
- a CDS encoding efflux RND transporter permease subunit codes for MNFSALSIRHPVPPIAIFLVLMLMGLYSFSRLAVTAMPNIDLPLVSVVVSQPGAAPSELTRQVIQPIEDSIASITGVRHITSAATDSSARIYVEFELETDTDRAVNDVKDAVANVRADLPESIVEPLIHRIDISGMAILTYAVSNPGMNIEELSDFVDDVVARDLSTVPGVASITRIGGADRQINVELDPARIQAFGLTAAEISDQLRAKNIDMGGGRGDMAGREYSIRTLGSAGDVARLAATPILIGGGQAGGRTVRLDQLGSVTDGASEERKFALLDGQPVVAFGVFRASGESDLVAGDGTKARIAEIEQRNPGMQITLIDDATTYTSGSYHSTMETLYEGAALAVAVVFLFLRNWRATLIAAVALPLSIIPTFFVMHWLGFTLNGISLLAITLVTGILVDDAIVEIENIVRHINMGVPAYEASMEAANEIGLTVIAISFSIVAVFAPVSFMGGIPGQYFKQFGLTVAVSVLFSLLVARLITPMLAAYFLRDNTHLPEERDGPILRLLMAVLRWTLRHRGLTLLAGVGVFAVSIYSATLLPTEFIPAQDVGRSQISIELPPGATVSETEGAARMISQRIGEVPEVRSVFVNGGEDDVAKAKLMVNYGPKEERERSSFVIEDELKGDLSQIPDMRINFQNEEGNADLSISVLGDSEKAAADAAERLMAAMKTLPTLEGVSSTASLQRPEIQIRPRPEVAAQLGVTASALATTLRVATLGDTESNLAKFNTGDKQIPIMVRLNESARRDLMTVRNLRVPSSAGQVPLEVVSDVSISAGAIEIGRYDRRYRTTVSANLAGGALLGPVNAQVTALQAQVELPPGTEIQPSGDAEIMGEVFEAFTVAMISGVLLTYVVLVLLFHNFVTPISILMSLPLAIGGAILALFMTGNSISMAVVIGFLMLMGIVTKNAIMLVEFAVSAIDRGIEKREAILDAVHKRARPIVMTTIAMTAGMVPSAIGTGEGAEFSSPMAIAVIGGLLLSTLLSLLFVPSLFSTIYGGQVRVARWLKRWIGLNSPREVPGE; via the coding sequence ATGAACTTCTCGGCCTTGTCCATCCGCCATCCGGTGCCGCCAATCGCGATCTTTCTCGTGCTGATGCTGATGGGGCTTTACAGCTTCAGCCGCTTGGCCGTGACGGCCATGCCCAATATCGACCTGCCGCTGGTCAGCGTCGTGGTCAGCCAGCCCGGTGCGGCGCCCTCGGAACTTACGCGGCAGGTGATCCAGCCAATCGAGGATTCCATTGCCTCGATTACCGGCGTCCGGCACATCACCTCGGCTGCGACGGACAGTTCGGCGCGCATCTATGTCGAATTCGAACTGGAGACCGATACCGACCGCGCCGTGAACGACGTGAAGGACGCGGTGGCCAATGTCCGTGCCGACCTGCCCGAATCCATCGTCGAGCCGCTGATCCATCGTATCGACATTAGCGGCATGGCGATTCTGACCTATGCCGTCAGCAATCCCGGCATGAATATCGAGGAACTGTCGGATTTCGTCGATGACGTGGTGGCGCGCGATCTGTCCACCGTGCCCGGTGTAGCCAGTATTACTCGTATCGGCGGGGCCGACCGCCAGATCAACGTCGAACTGGACCCGGCCCGAATTCAGGCCTTTGGGCTGACGGCGGCCGAGATTTCGGACCAGTTGCGCGCCAAGAACATCGACATGGGTGGCGGGCGCGGTGATATGGCGGGCCGCGAATATTCCATCCGCACCCTTGGGTCGGCGGGCGACGTGGCCCGGCTGGCAGCGACGCCGATCCTGATCGGCGGCGGTCAGGCGGGCGGACGCACCGTGCGGCTGGACCAGCTTGGCAGCGTCACTGATGGCGCCAGCGAGGAACGCAAGTTCGCCCTGCTGGATGGCCAGCCCGTGGTGGCCTTTGGCGTCTTTCGCGCCAGCGGCGAATCCGATCTGGTGGCGGGCGACGGCACCAAAGCCCGCATCGCCGAGATCGAGCAGCGCAATCCGGGGATGCAGATCACCCTGATCGACGATGCGACGACCTATACCTCGGGCAGTTATCATTCGACCATGGAGACGCTTTACGAGGGCGCGGCGCTGGCCGTGGCTGTGGTGTTTCTGTTCCTGCGCAACTGGCGCGCCACGCTGATCGCCGCCGTCGCGCTGCCGCTTTCGATCATCCCGACGTTCTTCGTGATGCACTGGCTGGGTTTTACGCTGAACGGCATCAGCCTTTTGGCCATCACGCTGGTGACCGGCATCCTTGTGGACGACGCCATCGTCGAGATCGAAAACATCGTCCGACATATCAACATGGGCGTGCCGGCCTATGAGGCCAGCATGGAAGCCGCGAACGAGATCGGCCTGACCGTCATCGCCATCAGCTTTTCTATCGTCGCGGTCTTTGCCCCGGTCAGCTTCATGGGCGGAATTCCGGGGCAGTATTTCAAGCAGTTCGGCCTGACGGTCGCGGTTTCTGTGCTGTTCTCGCTTTTGGTGGCGCGGCTTATCACGCCCATGCTGGCGGCGTATTTCCTGCGCGACAATACCCATCTGCCCGAAGAGCGCGACGGCCCGATCCTGCGGCTGCTGATGGCGGTGCTGCGTTGGACCCTGCGCCATCGCGGGTTGACGCTGCTGGCGGGGGTGGGGGTGTTTGCCGTTTCGATCTATTCGGCGACCTTGCTGCCGACCGAATTCATTCCCGCGCAGGACGTTGGCCGCAGCCAGATCAGCATTGAACTGCCGCCCGGCGCGACAGTCTCGGAAACCGAAGGGGCGGCGCGGATGATCTCGCAACGCATCGGCGAGGTGCCCGAGGTGCGCTCGGTCTTCGTCAACGGCGGCGAGGATGACGTGGCCAAAGCCAAGCTCATGGTCAATTACGGCCCCAAGGAAGAGCGTGAGCGATCCAGCTTTGTCATTGAGGACGAATTGAAGGGCGATCTGTCGCAGATCCCCGACATGCGGATCAATTTCCAGAACGAAGAGGGTAACGCCGACCTGTCGATTTCGGTTCTGGGCGACAGCGAGAAGGCAGCGGCTGATGCGGCCGAGCGGTTGATGGCGGCGATGAAGACCTTGCCCACGCTTGAAGGGGTCAGTTCGACGGCCAGCCTGCAACGGCCAGAGATCCAGATCCGTCCCCGACCCGAGGTCGCGGCCCAGCTTGGCGTGACCGCCAGCGCGCTGGCCACGACCCTGCGCGTGGCGACGCTGGGCGATACGGAATCGAACCTGGCCAAGTTCAACACCGGCGACAAGCAGATCCCGATCATGGTGCGGCTGAACGAATCCGCCCGGCGCGACCTGATGACCGTGCGCAACCTGCGAGTGCCCAGTTCGGCCGGGCAGGTGCCGCTGGAGGTTGTGTCCGATGTGTCGATCTCGGCCGGAGCGATCGAGATCGGGCGCTATGACCGGCGCTATCGCACCACGGTTTCCGCCAACCTGGCCGGAGGCGCGCTTCTGGGGCCGGTCAATGCGCAGGTCACGGCCTTGCAAGCCCAGGTCGAACTGCCGCCCGGAACCGAGATCCAGCCCTCGGGCGATGCCGAGATCATGGGCGAGGTGTTTGAGGCGTTTACCGTGGCGATGATCTCGGGCGTGCTTTTGACCTATGTCGTGCTGGTGCTGCTGTTTCACAACTTCGTCACGCCGATCTCTATCCTGATGTCGCTGCCGCTGGCCATTGGGGGCGCCATTCTGGCGCTGTTCATGACAGGCAATTCCATCAGCATGGCGGTGGTGATCGGTTTCCTGATGCTGATGGGGATCGTGACCAAGAACGCCATCATGCTGGTGGAATTCGCCGTCAGCGCGATAGACCGGGGGATCGAGAAGCGCGAGGCGATCCTGGATGCCGTCCACAAGCGCGCCCGACCCATCGTGATGACGACCATCGCCATGACCGCGGGTATGGTGCCTTCGGCCATCGGGACGGGCGAGGGGGCCGAGTTCAGTTCCCCCATGGCCATCGCGGTGATCGGCGGGCTGCTGTTGTCCACGCTGCTGTCGCTGTTGTTCGTGCCTTCGTTGTTTTCAACCATCTATGGTGGGCAGGTGCGGGTGGCGCGCTGGCTGAAGCGCTGGATCGGGCTGAATTCGCCTCGTGAAGTGCCGGGTGAATGA
- a CDS encoding pyruvate dehydrogenase complex dihydrolipoamide acetyltransferase, with translation MPTEILMPALSPTMEEGTLAKWLVKEGDEVKSGDIIAEIETDKATMEFEAVDEGKMGKILVPEGTAGVKVNTAIAVLLEEGETADDIGAPAAPKSEAKADTPKAEAAPSPAATAPAPAAAKSAEGGRIFASPLARRIAAEKGIDLAAVNGSGPHGRIVKADIEGAKPGAAKPAAAADTPKATPAPAAASAPTGPSAETILKMYADRETEEVALDGMRRTIAARLSEAKQTIPHFYLRRSAKLDELMKFRAMLNKQLESRGVKLSVNDFIIKACALALQEVPDANAVWAGDRILKLKPSDVAVAVAIEGGLFTPVLKDAQQKTLSALSAEMKDLAKRAKTKKLAPHEYQGGSFAISNLGMFGIENFDAVINPPHGAILAVGAGIQTPVVENGEVVIRNVMSMTLSVDHRVIDGALGAQLLEAIVRHLESPMGMLA, from the coding sequence ATGCCGACTGAAATCCTGATGCCCGCCCTGTCGCCGACCATGGAGGAAGGCACGCTGGCCAAATGGCTGGTGAAAGAGGGCGACGAGGTCAAATCCGGCGACATCATCGCCGAGATCGAGACCGACAAGGCCACGATGGAGTTCGAGGCCGTCGACGAAGGCAAGATGGGCAAGATCCTGGTCCCCGAGGGCACGGCCGGGGTCAAGGTGAACACCGCCATTGCCGTCCTGCTGGAAGAAGGCGAAACCGCCGACGACATCGGCGCACCCGCCGCGCCCAAGTCCGAAGCAAAGGCCGATACGCCGAAAGCCGAGGCCGCCCCATCCCCTGCAGCCACCGCACCTGCCCCGGCAGCGGCGAAATCGGCCGAAGGCGGGCGCATCTTTGCCTCGCCGCTCGCCCGTCGCATTGCCGCGGAAAAGGGCATCGACCTTGCCGCAGTCAATGGCTCCGGCCCGCATGGCCGCATCGTGAAAGCGGACATCGAGGGCGCGAAGCCCGGCGCGGCGAAACCCGCCGCCGCTGCCGATACGCCGAAAGCTACCCCTGCCCCGGCAGCAGCTTCCGCGCCAACGGGCCCTTCGGCGGAAACCATCCTCAAGATGTATGCGGATCGCGAAACCGAAGAGGTCGCACTGGACGGTATGCGCCGGACCATCGCAGCACGGCTCAGCGAGGCCAAGCAGACCATCCCGCATTTCTATCTGCGCCGATCCGCCAAGCTGGACGAGCTGATGAAGTTCCGGGCCATGCTGAACAAGCAGCTTGAATCGCGCGGCGTGAAACTGTCGGTCAACGACTTCATCATCAAGGCATGTGCGCTGGCCCTGCAAGAGGTGCCAGATGCCAATGCCGTCTGGGCCGGCGACCGCATTCTCAAGCTGAAACCTTCGGATGTGGCCGTCGCCGTGGCAATCGAAGGCGGGTTGTTTACCCCGGTGCTCAAGGACGCGCAGCAAAAGACCCTGTCAGCACTCTCGGCCGAGATGAAGGATTTGGCCAAGCGCGCCAAGACCAAAAAACTGGCACCCCATGAGTATCAGGGCGGCAGCTTCGCCATCTCGAACCTTGGCATGTTCGGAATCGAAAACTTCGACGCCGTCATCAATCCTCCGCATGGCGCCATCCTTGCCGTCGGCGCCGGCATCCAGACCCCGGTGGTCGAGAATGGCGAGGTGGTGATCCGCAACGTCATGTCGATGACGCTTTCGGTCGATCATCGCGTGATCGACGGCGCGCTGGGGGCCCAATTGCTGGAGGCCATCGTCAGGCACTTGGAAAGCCCGATGGGCATGCTGGCCTGA
- a CDS encoding DUF1523 family protein, translated as MRWFLTVLGVIFAVVVFLFLDYSLPSKQTVRITNTYNRLTDIGANAIFYASPDAGTVQNTQGQRDVRFIETVRPNGRPFVYRNEDTGWIWPPYFKYDSSNLHAQATDLRSTSADPRWVSVTSYGWRVSWLSIYPNAIAIKPVAGPDVRPFNWAAQIILLILGALLFLIWRMWNQFRERTIDPAVRSADEAWDRLDARADAARDHIATETAEARGRVRRWWDGIRGR; from the coding sequence ATGCGCTGGTTCCTGACCGTTCTTGGGGTGATCTTTGCCGTCGTGGTCTTTCTGTTTCTGGACTATTCGTTACCCTCGAAACAAACGGTTCGCATCACCAACACCTATAACCGGCTGACGGATATCGGCGCGAATGCGATCTTTTACGCTTCGCCCGACGCCGGGACGGTGCAGAATACGCAGGGCCAGCGCGACGTGCGATTTATCGAGACGGTGCGCCCGAACGGCCGGCCCTTTGTCTATCGCAACGAGGATACCGGCTGGATCTGGCCACCCTATTTCAAATACGACAGCTCGAACTTGCATGCGCAGGCGACCGACCTGCGTTCGACCTCTGCCGATCCGCGATGGGTCAGCGTGACGTCCTATGGCTGGCGTGTCTCCTGGCTTTCGATCTATCCAAACGCGATTGCGATCAAGCCGGTGGCCGGACCGGATGTGCGGCCCTTCAACTGGGCGGCGCAGATCATTCTGCTGATCCTGGGGGCGCTGTTGTTCCTGATCTGGCGCATGTGGAACCAGTTCCGTGAGCGCACCATCGACCCCGCCGTGCGCTCGGCCGACGAGGCATGGGACCGGCTGGATGCCCGCGCAGATGCGGCGCGCGACCACATCGCGACCGAGACCGCCGAGGCACGCGGGCGCGTTCGGCGTTGGTGGGATGGGATACGGGGGCGCTAA
- a CDS encoding DUF1285 domain-containing protein has translation MVEKTDNAVSDATGIAAAASRASKKGPPPVHLWNPPFCGDLDMEIRADGTWFYNGTPIGRPEMVRLFASILKRVGEDYFLVTPTEKVGIRVVDAPFIAVDAEIGEEIVFTTNVGDRVRAGPEHGIRLRGTADEPRPYVHIRRGLWALIDRKTFYRLADAAMPDQDGRMKVHSGGTAFPLEP, from the coding sequence ATGGTGGAAAAGACTGACAATGCCGTGAGCGATGCAACCGGAATCGCCGCTGCGGCCAGCCGCGCCTCGAAAAAGGGGCCGCCGCCGGTGCATCTGTGGAACCCGCCTTTCTGCGGCGATCTGGACATGGAGATTCGCGCCGACGGCACCTGGTTCTATAACGGCACCCCCATTGGACGGCCCGAGATGGTGCGGCTTTTCGCCTCGATCCTTAAACGCGTGGGCGAGGATTATTTTCTCGTCACCCCGACCGAAAAGGTCGGCATCCGTGTAGTCGATGCACCCTTTATCGCGGTCGATGCCGAAATCGGCGAAGAAATCGTCTTTACCACCAATGTGGGCGACCGGGTGCGCGCCGGCCCCGAGCATGGGATCAGGCTGCGCGGGACCGCGGACGAGCCGCGCCCCTATGTCCATATCCGCCGCGGTCTTTGGGCGCTGATCGACCGCAAGACATTTTACCGACTGGCCGATGCGGCTATGCCCGACCAAGACGGGCGTATGAAAGTGCACTCGGGAGGGACGGCCTTTCCTCTGGAGCCCTGA
- a CDS encoding acetylornithine deacetylase/succinyl-diaminopimelate desuccinylase family protein, translating into MDALRLEIENRRDDLIRLTQDLIRIPTLNPPGRLYREICEYLQARLSSQGWNCELIRAHGAPGDSQEFPRWNLVARHGSGRPGECVHFNSHHDVVEVGHGWSRDPFGGELDGDRIYGRGACDMKGGLAASITAAEAFVALYPDHPGTIEISATADEESGGFGGVAYLAEQGAFAHVGHVIIPEPLHKDRICLGHRGVWWAEIETHGRIAHGSMPFLGDSAIRHMGAVLEEIERTLFPLLMTKHTEMPVIPEGARNSTLNINSIHGGEPDLGPGFTGLPVPCVADRCRITIDRRFLIEEDLSEVKREVTALLEKVRARRPNFSYEIRDLFEVIPSMTDRDAPVVRSTAAAIERVLGRKAGYVVSPGTYDQKHIDRIGKLKNCIAYGPGVLDLAHQPDEWIGVQDMQDSARVMALVLEDILHGTTGDSPGGAAVA; encoded by the coding sequence ATGGACGCGCTTCGCCTTGAGATAGAAAACCGCCGCGACGATCTGATCCGCCTGACGCAGGACCTGATCCGCATTCCGACGCTGAACCCGCCGGGCCGCCTGTATCGCGAGATCTGCGAATACCTGCAGGCCCGGCTGAGTTCGCAGGGCTGGAACTGCGAGTTGATCCGTGCCCACGGCGCGCCGGGCGACAGCCAGGAATTCCCGCGCTGGAACCTCGTCGCCCGCCACGGCAGCGGCCGACCCGGAGAGTGCGTGCATTTCAACAGCCATCACGACGTGGTCGAGGTCGGCCACGGCTGGAGCCGCGATCCCTTTGGCGGCGAACTGGACGGCGACCGCATCTATGGCCGGGGCGCCTGCGACATGAAAGGCGGCCTTGCGGCCAGCATCACCGCTGCCGAAGCCTTCGTCGCGCTTTATCCCGATCACCCCGGCACCATCGAGATCAGCGCCACGGCGGACGAGGAATCGGGCGGATTCGGCGGTGTCGCCTATCTGGCCGAACAGGGCGCCTTCGCCCATGTCGGCCATGTCATCATCCCAGAGCCCTTGCACAAGGATCGCATCTGCCTGGGCCATCGCGGCGTCTGGTGGGCCGAGATCGAGACGCATGGCCGTATCGCCCATGGCTCGATGCCGTTTCTGGGCGACAGCGCCATCCGCCACATGGGCGCAGTGCTGGAAGAAATCGAGCGTACGCTGTTCCCGCTGTTGATGACCAAGCACACCGAAATGCCGGTAATCCCCGAGGGCGCGCGGAATTCGACGCTGAACATCAACTCGATCCACGGCGGCGAACCCGATCTTGGCCCCGGTTTCACCGGCCTGCCCGTCCCCTGCGTCGCCGACCGCTGCCGCATCACCATCGACCGCCGTTTTCTGATCGAGGAAGACCTGTCCGAGGTAAAGCGCGAGGTCACCGCACTGCTGGAAAAGGTCCGCGCCCGCCGCCCGAACTTTTCTTATGAAATCCGCGACCTGTTCGAGGTCATCCCCAGCATGACCGACCGCGACGCGCCCGTCGTACGCTCGACCGCCGCCGCCATCGAAAGGGTGCTGGGGCGCAAGGCCGGTTATGTCGTCAGCCCCGGCACCTATGACCAAAAGCACATCGACCGCATCGGCAAGCTGAAGAACTGTATCGCCTATGGGCCGGGCGTGCTGGATCTGGCGCATCAGCCCGACGAATGGATCGGCGTGCAGGATATGCAGGATTCCGCCCGCGTCATGGCCTTGGTGCTTGAGGACATCCTGCACGGCACGACAGGGGATTCCCCCGGCGGCGCAGCTGTGGCATGA
- the pdhA gene encoding pyruvate dehydrogenase (acetyl-transferring) E1 component subunit alpha produces the protein MVRKPAAKQSTPNVSKDELLQYYRDMLLIRRFEEKAGQLYGMGLIGGFCHLYIGQEAVVVGLESTAKEGDKRITSYRDHGHMLACGMDARGVMAELTGRIGGYSKGKGGSMHMFSREKHFYGGHGIVAAQVPLGAGLAFADKYLGNDNVTFVYFGDGASNQGQVYETYNMAELWELPVVFVIENNQYAMGTSMKRSTKSTTLFGRGEAFGIKGEQVDGMDVLAVKAAGEKAVAHCRAGKGPYILEVMTYRYRGHSMSDPAKYRTREEVQKMRDERDAIEHVRELLLQGSHVSEDDLKAIDKEIKDIVNDSAEFAKESPEPPLEELWTDIYADEVPQGGAEENA, from the coding sequence ATGGTCAGAAAGCCCGCAGCCAAGCAAAGCACGCCCAACGTGTCCAAGGATGAGCTGCTTCAATACTACCGCGACATGCTGCTTATCCGCCGATTCGAAGAAAAGGCCGGCCAGCTTTACGGAATGGGTCTGATCGGTGGCTTCTGCCACCTTTATATTGGACAAGAAGCCGTGGTCGTCGGTTTGGAATCCACCGCCAAGGAAGGCGACAAGCGCATCACCAGCTATCGCGACCATGGCCACATGCTGGCCTGCGGCATGGATGCCCGCGGCGTGATGGCAGAACTGACCGGACGCATCGGCGGCTATTCCAAGGGCAAGGGCGGCTCGATGCATATGTTCAGCCGCGAAAAGCATTTCTACGGCGGCCACGGCATTGTTGCAGCCCAAGTGCCGCTGGGCGCGGGTCTGGCATTCGCAGACAAATATCTGGGCAACGACAACGTCACCTTCGTCTATTTCGGCGACGGGGCCTCGAACCAGGGCCAGGTCTATGAGACCTACAACATGGCCGAGCTTTGGGAACTGCCGGTCGTCTTTGTGATCGAGAACAACCAATACGCCATGGGCACCTCGATGAAGCGGTCGACCAAATCGACCACGCTTTTCGGTCGGGGCGAGGCGTTCGGGATCAAGGGCGAACAGGTGGATGGCATGGACGTGCTGGCCGTGAAGGCCGCCGGCGAAAAGGCCGTCGCGCATTGCCGGGCCGGCAAGGGCCCCTACATCCTGGAAGTCATGACCTATCGCTATCGCGGCCATTCGATGTCCGATCCCGCGAAATACCGCACCCGCGAAGAAGTGCAGAAGATGCGCGACGAACGCGACGCCATCGAGCATGTGCGCGAACTGCTGCTGCAAGGCAGCCATGTAAGCGAAGATGACCTGAAGGCCATCGACAAGGAGATCAAGGATATCGTGAACGACTCTGCCGAGTTCGCCAAGGAAAGCCCCGAGCCGCCGCTGGAAGAGCTCTGGACCGATATCTACGCCGACGAAGTGCCGCAAGGCGGCGCCGAAGAAAACGCCTGA
- a CDS encoding FtsB family cell division protein, translated as MNQRLSISAIIFFVVMILLGVYFAYAAVQGPSGILRRVQLQAETQELIQQRDRLQAEVDRIRNLTRRLSDEYLDIDLLDERARDVLGLVRADEIIIR; from the coding sequence ATGAACCAACGCCTGTCGATCAGCGCCATCATCTTTTTCGTCGTGATGATCCTCCTGGGCGTCTATTTTGCCTATGCCGCGGTGCAGGGTCCCTCGGGCATCCTGCGGCGGGTGCAGTTGCAGGCCGAAACGCAGGAACTGATCCAGCAACGCGACAGGTTGCAGGCCGAAGTGGACCGGATACGCAATCTGACCCGGCGGCTGTCGGACGAATATCTGGACATCGACCTGCTGGACGAACGCGCCCGCGACGTGCTGGGTCTGGTGCGCGCCGACGAAATCATTATCCGCTGA
- a CDS encoding pyruvate dehydrogenase complex E1 component subunit beta produces MATEILMPALSPTMEEGTLAKWLVKEGDTVKSGDIIAEIETDKATMEFEAVDEGIVGKLLIAEGTQGVKVNTAIAVLVEEGESADAAPAPKAQAAPAEAEAPAPVPAQAAAPAPTPVADLSPDWPEGTPMKTMTVREALREAMAEEMERDETVFLMGEEVGEYQGAYKISQGLLDKFGPRRVVDTPISEIGFAGIGTGAALAGLRPIVEFMTFNFAMQAMDHIVNSAAKTLYMSGGQMGCPIVFRGPNGAAARVAAQHSQDYAAWYAQIPGLKVVMPYSAADAKGLLKTAIRDPNPVIFLENEILYGRSFEVPDLEDFTIPFGKARIARPGRDVTIVSFGIGMVHALDAAEKLAADGIEAEVIDLRTLRPIDYATIIESVKRTNRCVTVEEGFPVASMGNHISAHIMENAFDYLDAPVINCTGKDVPMPYAANLEKHALITAAEVVEAVKKVTYR; encoded by the coding sequence ATGGCAACCGAAATCCTGATGCCCGCCCTGTCGCCGACCATGGAGGAAGGCACGCTGGCCAAATGGCTGGTGAAAGAGGGCGATACCGTGAAATCCGGCGACATCATCGCCGAAATCGAAACCGACAAGGCCACGATGGAATTCGAGGCCGTCGATGAAGGCATCGTCGGCAAGCTGCTGATCGCCGAAGGCACTCAGGGGGTGAAGGTGAACACCGCCATCGCCGTGCTGGTCGAAGAAGGCGAATCCGCCGATGCCGCTCCGGCGCCGAAAGCCCAGGCCGCACCCGCCGAGGCCGAGGCACCGGCCCCCGTGCCCGCGCAAGCCGCGGCACCTGCCCCCACCCCGGTCGCGGATCTTTCGCCCGACTGGCCGGAAGGCACGCCGATGAAGACCATGACCGTGCGGGAAGCCCTGCGCGAAGCCATGGCCGAGGAAATGGAACGCGACGAGACCGTCTTCCTGATGGGCGAAGAGGTGGGCGAATACCAAGGTGCCTACAAGATCAGCCAAGGCCTGCTGGACAAGTTCGGTCCGCGCCGCGTGGTCGATACGCCCATCTCGGAAATCGGCTTTGCCGGTATCGGCACAGGTGCTGCCTTGGCCGGGTTGCGCCCCATCGTCGAATTCATGACCTTCAACTTCGCCATGCAGGCGATGGATCATATCGTCAACTCGGCTGCCAAGACGCTTTATATGTCCGGTGGCCAGATGGGCTGCCCCATCGTGTTCCGCGGCCCGAACGGCGCCGCCGCCCGCGTCGCCGCCCAGCACAGCCAGGACTATGCGGCGTGGTATGCCCAGATCCCGGGGCTCAAGGTGGTGATGCCTTATTCGGCCGCCGATGCGAAGGGCCTGCTCAAGACGGCGATCCGCGATCCGAACCCGGTGATCTTCCTTGAAAATGAAATCCTTTATGGCCGCAGCTTCGAGGTGCCGGACCTTGAGGACTTCACCATTCCCTTCGGCAAGGCGCGGATCGCGCGTCCCGGCCGCGACGTGACCATCGTGAGCTTCGGCATCGGCATGGTTCATGCGCTGGACGCTGCCGAGAAGCTGGCCGCCGACGGGATCGAGGCTGAGGTGATCGACCTGCGCACCCTGCGTCCGATCGACTATGCCACGATAATCGAGTCGGTAAAACGCACCAACCGTTGCGTGACGGTGGAAGAGGGTTTCCCGGTCGCCTCGATGGGCAATCACATCTCGGCCCATATCATGGAAAACGCCTTCGACTACCTCGACGCGCCGGTCATCAACTGCACCGGCAAGGACGTGCCCATGCCCTATGCCGCCAACCTTGAGAAACACGCGCTTATCACCGCCGCCGAGGTCGTCGAGGCAGTGAAAAAAGTCACCTACCGCTAA